In Deinococcus irradiatisoli, the genomic stretch CGTCGAACTGGCCTTCACGCACGGCATCACGAAAACGCTTGACGAACGTATCGCTGCGCTGGGGATTGGCCAGCTTGCCAACCTGCTCACTGAGTTTCAAATAAGGCACGCCGTGGAGTATGGACATCAAATCGGGAGATAGCAAGCGTCACAGCTGTTTTCCTTGATGATTCTTTAACCTGCAAGGAAGTTGATCAAGGATAGAGATCGAACCCGTTGGCATCGAGAATCTGTTCCAGGCGTTTTTTAGCGGCATGAATACCGTTCATGCTGGTGGCTTCGAAATAAATCTTGATGGGCCGACCCGGCCGAACCTTTGCCGTTTCCCATTCGACTTCCGCAAGGCTTTCCTCGGTTCGGAGTTCCTTGAGTGCGGCTTTCACGGCTTTTTCTGGAATGCCGGCGTGGATGGCCATATCGTCTTTGATCACACCCGAGCCTAACAGGACTTTGTCATTGTTAAACGCCGTATAGGACGAGATTTTCGTCTGGGACATGCTGAAGGCATGACGACCCCACGGAATTGGCAGCGGGCGTTTGGTGGATTCCTGTCGGCATACCTAGACCTGCTCGACAACGGCAAGCAGCGCGCCTGTCTGCCCCGCTATGTCCGCGGTTTGTTGGCGCCGTTGGAACGCAAGAGTATTCAGCCCATGGCTGAACACGTTTGCATACCGTATCAGCGATTGCACCATTTCCTGAATGTCAGTGCGTGGGATACAGGGGCATTCGAAGTTCTGTTGAGGCAGCAGGCACAGCAACTGTGTGGCGGCAAGAACGCGGTCCTGGTCATTGACGACACCGCATTGCCCAAGAGCGGGGAGGCCAGTGTCGGCGTGACTCATCAGTACTGTGGCGCTCTGGGCAAAATCGCCAATTGCCAATCCCTCATCACCCTGACCTTGTCCGATGGCCGTCTCTTTGCACCACTGGGCATGCGGCTCTTCCTTCCCACCTCATGGACCCAAGATCCAGAACGTTGTGGGCAAGCTGGCGTTCCTGCGGAACGCCAGCAGTACAAGTCCAAAAGCGAGATTGCCCTGGAAGAGCTGGACCGAGTACGCGAAGCCGGCGTGACTTTCAAAGTTGTGCTGGCCGATGCTGGGTACGGCATCGGCAAAGCGTTTCGCCAAGGGTTGACGCAGCGGGGCTTGACCTGGGCGGTGGGCATTGTGGGCATCCAGAAGGTCTTCAGCCTGCAGGTGACACTCACCGATCCCCCGCAGCAGACGGGAGGCCGACCCGGAAAACATGCCCTCACCAGTGAGACGGCACAGGCTGTCAAAGATGTGCTGCACGGCTTCCCGCCGTACCGCTGGCATACGGTCAAAGGGGGTAAGACCTCGCGCTGGGTGGCGATGCGCGTGCGCATCGCCGATGGCGTGCCGAACAAACGAGGTCTGCATCTCCCTGGTGAGGAGGTGTGGATTATTGGGGAGAAACGCCGTGGTGGTGTCGTCAAGTATTACGCCACCAACCACCCAGCTGGCACACCACTCACGCACCTCGTCCGTGACATCAAAGCCCGCTGGGCGTGCGAGATCCTCCATCTGCAATGTAAGGAAGAACTCGGGCTCGACCACTTTGAGGGACGCTCACTTCAGGGTCTGGAACATCATGTCGTCCTGGTTCTGCTGACCTTGTTATTTCTTCAGACCCTTCGTTCTCCTCGAGGAGAACGTTCCCAGCAGGATGTCACCGTGCCACAAGCAAGAAGAGCTGCAAGCCACGCTCTCGAGACTCTCCTCCCTGCTCGATGTCCACATTGCGGCGAACACATCAGATGCCCACCGCGCTCTTCAGTCAACCTTCCAAACGCTGCCTGAAAAGCGCAACCTTCTGCAGCAGTCCCGTCGCGTTTGGTCGTACACGAGGACGTCCCCACTCCAGCAGCCGCAGTGCTTGCTGCGGCTGACCATATGCCTCGCAAATCTGTGCGAATAACAGAAAATGGTGTTCAGCATGATACCCACGAATCGAAATGTCCTCAGGAGCAGTGGTCGGCATTTGCTCTACACCTGCCAGGATCTCCGCTCGGAAGACGGATTCGGTCTGGGAGAAGACCAGCCCAAGCTTCTCGTCCAACGGCTCTCGTAGCCAACGTTCACCAACACGGGTGCGAAATGCACACTCCCCCTCCTTCAACGACGACACGGATGAACTGTCCTGGAGCAGGCGGAGTGGATGGGCACCCAGATTGACGTAGAAATGGATGCCATCGTGGCTTCGCTGTACGTTTAAGACCCAGACAAACCCATCGCTTGTTGCGTGCATGGTTTGTCCGCTTCCCTGATATCCGGCGTGTCGTGCCGCATAACTCAAAGCTGGAGGGCAGCGGAACATCGCCATATGGCAGCAATCTAGCGCCACTCTGGTCGACTCTGACAAAGTCCTACTAACAGCATGGGCAAACCATCAAAGCAATCAACATCCCTGGGGCTGAAGGCGCCCGATTGCCGCTGGGTGTATCTGGCTGTATTCGGGGGTATTCGGTATCCATACCTACAGGAGAGAACACCGTGCTCAGGCTCGAATACACCAAGTGGTCCACCAACGGACCGACCCAGAGGAGCCCGACACATGCACGACACCATGCTTCATACCGATTGGAACGCCCCGTACATCCTGCTCTCCGTGATCATCGCCGTGCTCACCTCCGGCCTCGCGCTGGAACTCGCCCGCCGCTACACCCGCATCGGCACAACTGTCGCGCCGGTCGTCCTCGGCGCGATTCTCGGGTACGGCATCTGGGCCATGCACTTCGTGGGCATGCTCGCCATGCAACTCCCCACCAACGTCGTGTACGGCCTCCCGCTCACACTCATCTCCGGGGTCAGTGCCATCGGCTTCCTCATCGCCGCGAGCGTGCTGCTGTTCAAAGGCACACCGACCATCCAGCGCATCCTCACCAGCGGGACCGTCGCCGGAAGCGGTATCGTCCTGATGCACTACGTCGGCATGGCCGCGCTGCAACTCAATGCCACCCCGCAGTACAAACCCCTCCTGGTCGGCGTAAGCGTCCTGATTGCCGTCGGAGCCGCGAGCGTCGCGTTCTACCTGTTCTCGCGCGTGATCGTCGCCAACCTCAATCGCACCGCCCGGATCAAGATTCAGCTCGGTGCGTCCCTGGTCATGGGCGCAGCGATCGCCGGCATGCATTACACCGGCATGGCCGCGATCTCGTACCTGCCGCAGCCTCTGAACACCACGCTCATGGGTGGCATCGACGTTCAGAGCCTGTTCTATCTGGTGCTCGGCCTGACCATGCTGGTGTTCGTGTCGACCGCGACGTTTCTCTTCATCGAGTTCAGCACCAAGACCGACCGCGCCACCCTCTGACGACAGACCTCCCCCGCCCTGCCTTTGGCCGCGCTCTGGCGCGGCTTTCTTCTAAAGGAATCAAATCAGTTCTGCACGGTTTTGCTTTGAAGACATGAGGTCTGTGCCTCCACGCTCCAGCTCCCGGTTCAGCGGATTCTTCTTGTTCTTCACCTTCCTGCTCAGGTATCGCCTACAGCTTCACTCGTAGTACTCCGGCAACTTTTTAAGCTGTTCCCACTGCGCGGCGTCATGCCCGAAGATGACCAGCCCGACCTGCTCGCGCTCGGCCAGGTCCAGCAACTTGAGGGTGCTGGCGCGAATCGCTTCGGCGTCCGGCGTGTGGCTGTCCTGCTGCTCGCGGGTAAAGTCCTTGCCGAAAGCGACGGCGTCCACCGTCAGCAGCACCGCCCCCGTTTCGGGCAGCCGCACCAGCACCGATTGATGGCCTGTCACATGTCCACTCGTCTCGATCAGGTCCAGACCGGGCAGCAGTTCGGTGTCGCCGTCCACCAGCCGGATGCGCTCGCTGGGCTGGTCCCACTGCGGCCGTAGGGCCGCAAAACGTGGATTGCTGGCGGCATCCAGATGATGCGCCCGCTGCACCACGTAGTGCGCCTTCGTGAATGCCGCATGCCTTCCGGCATGATCGATGTCGTAGTGCGTCGAAATGACGATGCCGATCTCGTCCGGGGTCAACCCGATGCTCGCCAGCTGCGCGATCACGTCCTGCCCATTCTCGAAATCGGAGGCTTCTTCCGGCAGGGGGGCCGGGAGGCCACTGTCGATCAGGACGTTCTGTCCATCTGCCGTCTGCACCAAAGCACACACAATCGGAATCTGGTATTCCGGCATAGACCCCACCTGCATCAGATAAAGACGCTTCACGCCGCTCTTCTGCATACGCTTCTCCTGGAGACCGTGATCTCAGTTGCCGGCGAAACTCATCAGAACCACCGGGCCCGCGATCGTCATATACATGACGACGTTTTTCTTGGTCGCCGTATTGAAGTAAGCGAAGGTCTTCTTGCCTGCCGCAGCCGTCGTGTTCTTCACGAGCGAATACCCCAGTTTCGAGAAGGTCTCGTTGATCGTCTGGCCGAGTTCTTTCGTGTCGGCGTTCTTCTTGATCGCGTACAGCTCCACCCATTTGACATTCGGCGAGGTGCTGAACGAACGGTTGAATTTCTCGTAGACGTCGCCACAGATGGCCTGCAGCCCCGCAGGCTGGGCGGCCTTTCCGTCGAGAATCTGACCAGGGTGGGCGGGGCAGGCGGCCAGGGCGGCTCCAGTTAACAACGGCAACAGTGCTCCAGCGAATCGTTTCATAGGTTCTCCCTCTCTATCTTGGTGTGTTCGAATCGGTACGGCTCCAATGTTTCAGGATGTCGCAGCGCTCGTGGTGGGGCGGGTCATATTCAATTCCCCGCCGCTGTGCCGAAGCGGCAGAGCGCGAGCTCAGTCTCCCGCCGCTTTCACCCGCAGTCGCCCGTCTTCCAGCGACAGGCGCAGGTGGCGGGAGCGCACCAGATACAGCAGGCCCACCAGCGCCGCCAGCACGCCCGCCAGCGCGCCGACGCCCAGCGCCCAGCGCGGTCCCAGCGTGTCGGCCACCCAGCCCACGATCGGGGCGCCCAGCGGGGTGCCGCCCATGATCACCGCCATCAGAATCGCCACCACCCGCCCGCGCATGGCGGGATCGGTGGACAGCTGCATGCTGCTGTTGGCGGTGGTGTTGAACGTCTGCGCCGCCATGCCGACGATCACCAGCGCCGCGCCGAACAGCCAGACGTTGGGCAGCAGCGCCGCCAGGGCCAGGCCGCCGCCGAAGAAGGCCGACCCGCCCACCAGCAGCGCCGCCCTGGGCTTCTCGCGCCGGGCCGAGAGCAGCGCCCCCATCACCGAGCCGACCGCCATCACCGAGGAGAGAACCCCGTACTGCCCGGCCCCCATGTGAAAGACGCTCACCGCCATCGTCGAGATGAAAATCGGGAAGTTGAGTCCGAAGGTGCCGATCAGGAACACCATCAGCAGCATGGCCTTGAGGTCGGGCCGTGACCAGACGTAGCGGAACCCCTCGAGCAGACCACCGCCCCGCTTGCCGCTGCGGGCCTGACGGTGCAACTCGCCCACCCGCAGCCGGGCCAGCGAGACCAACACCGTCACAAACGACAGGGCATTGAGCAAGAACACCCAGCCGGTACCCACCGAGGCGATCAGCAGGCCCGCCGCCGCCGGGCCGATCATGCGGGCGGCATTGAAGGAGGTGGAATTCAGTGCCACGGCGTTGGAAAGGTCGTTCTCGCCCACAAGTTCCGAGACGAACGTTTGCCGCGCCGGAGCGTCGAAGGCCGTGACGCAGCCGAGCAGTCCCGCGAACACGTACACCTGCCACAGCTGCACGTGGCCCAGCACCGTCAGCAGGCCCAGCAGCAAGGCCAGCAGGCCCTGGGCCCCCTGGGTGAGCATCAGCAGCTTGCGGCGGTCGAAGGTGTCGGCGGCCCAGCCGGTCAGCGGCATCAGCAGCAGTTGCGGTCCGAACTGCAGCGCCATGACCACCCCGACCGCAGTGGCGTTGCGGTGCGTCAGCTGCGCCAGTACCAGCCAGTCCTGCGCGGTGCGCTGCATCCAGGTGCCGACATTCGAGACGATGGCGCCGCTGGCCCACAGGCGGTAGTTGTGGTTTTTCAGAGAACGGAAGGTGCCGTTCATGGCCGCACCAGGCGCCGCAGCAGCTCGACGCTGCGGGCGAGGTCGGCCTGCTCGCCTGGCAGGAGTCGGGCACGCAGGGTGCGCTGCAACCAGTCTTCCCGCGCCGCGCGCCGCTGCGCGATCAGGGCGTGTCCGGCGGCGCTGAGGCGCAGCGTGGTTCGGCGCTTGTCGCTGGCATGGGGCCCGCCCACCACCAGGCCGAGTTGCTGCAGCGCCGCGACCGTGGCCCCCATCGACTGCGGGCGCACGCCCTCGGCCCGCGCCAGCTCGGTGACAGTAGCCGCCTCGCCGCGCTCGAGGTGAAACATCACGGCGAGCTGCGAATGGGTGAGGTCGCCGGGCGGCACTTCCGCGCGCAGGCGCCGCTGCAACTGCCCCAGCAGCAGGCGCAAATCGGCGGCCAGCGCCGCCGAGAGGTCGGTATCCACAGCCGTCATGCCGCCAGGCTAGCATATGTGAAGGTAAACTTGGTAGTTCAACTTACGACTTGCCGCCAGGTGACGACACTTCTGCCCGATCGGGAAGTTTAAACACCGCTTCGGCGCGGCGCCTGCTTTACACTGGTGGTCATGATGCTTCAACCGGGCGATCCGGTGCCGGAGTTCTCGGCGCTCAGCGACAACGGCAAAAAAGTGCAGCTCTCGGCCTGGCGGGGGCAACCGGTGGTGGTGTTCTTCTTTCCGAACGCGGCCGCCACCCACTGCCAGATGCAGGCCCGGCGCTTTCAGGCCCTGGCCGAGGAATTTCAGGCGCTGAACGTTCAACTGCTCGGCATCAGCGTGGATTCGCGCAGCCAGCAGGCGACGTTCCGGGAAATCTGCAAGCTGAGTTTCCCGCTCATCGCCGACAGCGATTACCGGCTCAGCGAACAGTTCGGGGTGCTGACCTCTTCCGACGACGAGGAGAAGAAATACGCCCGGCGGGTGACCTTCCTGATCGGTCCGCAGGGAGAAGTGCGACAGCGCTGGGATGACGTGAACCCCAACACCAACGCCAGCGAGGTGCTGGCCGCCCTGCACGCCGATCGAGCCACGTCCTGAAGTAGATTGCGGCAGCAGAAAAAGCGAGGGCCAGCCCAAAGAAGGCTGGCCCTTCGGCGCCGGCACTTACCTCAGCTGACCAGCTCGGGGCCCTTCCACTTGCTTTTGTTGATGGAAACCATCCGGCGTGGGTTTCGCGCCACCAGCACGGCGTAGCGAAACGCCGCAAGGATCGGCAGACTTCCTATAAGCACCAGCACCCACCACACCAGGGAATACCGCTCGAGCAGCAGCAAGGTCACGCACAGCAGAATCGCGCTGTGGGCCAGGAGACTCAGCCCAGCCCACAGCAGGCAGCGTCCGGGAAAGAGGTAGGGCGCGTCTCGGTAATGCAGCCGGCGCATGTTGGTGTAAATCAACGGCACCGTCAGCGCCAGAAGCAAAAGATCAACAGTGAGCGGATGAAGAAGTGGCATATAGGGTTTCTGAGTTGTATCAGGCCTCTGTGCAGCTTTCGTGAAGACTTGTTCTGGTGTTGTTTGCCTTTGACGCCTGATGTATCACCGGTGCTCTGGACCCAGGGTGGAGCAGCAACCATAACAGGGCGGCACACGAGGTGCGGCGCCCCTGGAAGCACGCCCTGACAGTACTGCTGGCCCCGAAACACTACCCGCCTCTGCTGCCAGCACGGTAAAACCACCCTCAGGCGACATGATGAAGCCCTCAGGCTAATTTAAAGGGCGCTTTGCGCTCCCCCGGCGTAGGCTCAGGCCCTAAGGAGGGCTTATGGCCGCACCGGGAAGCCTGGTCATCGACTGGACGCAGATGACCACCTACAACACCATCATGTCGGTCGCGGCAGGTGCGGCGCTGCTCTCGCTGGTGTCGCTGGGCCGGCACCTGCAGGCGCGGCGCCCCATCGTGCCCGAAGCGTGGGCGCTGAATTTCGGGGTGCTCGGCACGCTGCTGACCCTGACCGGCGCGCACATGACCCTCACCTGGCCGTTTGCCAAGTACTTTCCTTTCGACAACATCATCTTCGGTGAGCCGTCGCTGGCTTTTGGCGTGTTGCTGCTCGGCAGCGCCTTTTACCTGTGGCGCCGGGCTGAGGTGCTCAGAAGCAGCCGCGACCTGATCGGCGAAGTCTCGGCGGCCGCCCGCTGCAGTTTCTGATGTTCGGGCTGGGCCTGAGCCTCTTGGGCATCGCGGCCGCCGGCATCGCCTTTCGCTTGTTCGCCGCGCCGCCGGAAGAACCGATCTCGGGGCGCTTCGCCGCCTACCCCTGGGTGGAGGCGATTTTCATGTCGGGGCTGTTCGGTCTGGTCGGGCTGGCGGCGCTGCTGTTTCCCTTCGTGATCCGGCAGGCCAGCGACAGGGCCGCCTCGTCGGGGCTCAGCCGCCTGCTCGGCGTGATCATGGCGCTCGCCGGCGCGGCGTTCTTGCTGTTCGGCGCACTGAACTACTACACCCATATCGGCCTGATTCTCAACACCATGCCCAAATGATTCTCGCCGCAAAGCAGTCTGCCGCTCCTTTGCTTCACTGCACAGGCGCTATGCTGCGCGGCTGAGATGCCGGCCGTTTCTGCTCCCACTCCCCATCCTCACACCTTCAGCGTGGCCCCGATGCTCGACTGGACCGACAGGCACTGCCGGGCCTTTCACCGCCTGCTCAGCCGCCGCGCCCTGCTGTATACCGAGATGATCACCACTGGCGCGCTGCTGCACGGTGACCAGGCCCGGCACCTGGACTTTTCGGAGAGCGAGCACCCGGTGGCGTTGCAGCTCGGCGGCAGCGACCCCACCGCGCTGGCCGAATGCGCCCGCCTGGGCGAAGCCTGGGGCTACGACGAGATCAACCTCAACTGTGGCTGCCCCTCCGACCGGGTGCAGAGTGGCAGTTTCGGGGCCTGCCTGATGGCGACGCCGGACGTGGTGGCGCGCGGCGTGGAAGCCATGCGCGGCGCAGTGCAGGTGCCGGTGACGGTCAAGCACCGCATCGGCATTGACGATCTCGACGAATACCATCACCTGCACCACTTCATTTCCACGGTGTCGGCGGCCGGGGCCGAGACCTTTATCGTGCATGCCCGCAAGGCCTGGCTCAGCGGCCTGTCGCCCAAGGAAAACCGTGAGATTCCGCCGCTGCGTTACGACGTGGTGCAACAGCTCAAGGCCGACTTTCCGCAGCTGACGTTCGTGCTCAACGGCGGCATCCAGAACCTCGACGACGCCCGCACCCACCTCAGCTGGGCCGACGGGGTGATGCTGGGCCGGGCCGCCTACCAGAACCCTTACCTGCTGGCCGCCGTCGACCGCGACGTGTTCGGCAAAAAGAGTCTGCCACCCAGCCGCCGCGAAGTCGTCGAGGCGCTACGGCCCTACGTCGAGGCGCAACTCACCCAGGGCGTGTACCTCAGCCGCATCCTCAAGCACACGCTGGGGCTGTTCGCGGGCCACAGCGGCGCGCGCCACTGGAAGCGCACCATCAGCGAGCGGGCCTTCAAGGAAGGGGCCGGGCTGGAAGTGCTGGACGC encodes the following:
- a CDS encoding IS701 family transposase; the protein is MTTPRNWQRAFGGFLSAYLDLLDNGKQRACLPRYVRGLLAPLERKSIQPMAEHVCIPYQRLHHFLNVSAWDTGAFEVLLRQQAQQLCGGKNAVLVIDDTALPKSGEASVGVTHQYCGALGKIANCQSLITLTLSDGRLFAPLGMRLFLPTSWTQDPERCGQAGVPAERQQYKSKSEIALEELDRVREAGVTFKVVLADAGYGIGKAFRQGLTQRGLTWAVGIVGIQKVFSLQVTLTDPPQQTGGRPGKHALTSETAQAVKDVLHGFPPYRWHTVKGGKTSRWVAMRVRIADGVPNKRGLHLPGEEVWIIGEKRRGGVVKYYATNHPAGTPLTHLVRDIKARWACEILHLQCKEELGLDHFEGRSLQGLEHHVVLVLLTLLFLQTLRSPRGERSQQDVTVPQARRAASHALETLLPARCPHCGEHIRCPPRSSVNLPNAA
- a CDS encoding DUF4304 domain-containing protein; translated protein: MAMFRCPPALSYAARHAGYQGSGQTMHATSDGFVWVLNVQRSHDGIHFYVNLGAHPLRLLQDSSSVSSLKEGECAFRTRVGERWLREPLDEKLGLVFSQTESVFRAEILAGVEQMPTTAPEDISIRGYHAEHHFLLFAQICEAYGQPQQALRLLEWGRPRVRPNATGLLQKVALFRQRLEG
- a CDS encoding MHYT domain-containing protein — encoded protein: MHDTMLHTDWNAPYILLSVIIAVLTSGLALELARRYTRIGTTVAPVVLGAILGYGIWAMHFVGMLAMQLPTNVVYGLPLTLISGVSAIGFLIAASVLLFKGTPTIQRILTSGTVAGSGIVLMHYVGMAALQLNATPQYKPLLVGVSVLIAVGAASVAFYLFSRVIVANLNRTARIKIQLGASLVMGAAIAGMHYTGMAAISYLPQPLNTTLMGGIDVQSLFYLVLGLTMLVFVSTATFLFIEFSTKTDRATL
- a CDS encoding N-acyl homoserine lactonase family protein, whose product is MKRLYLMQVGSMPEYQIPIVCALVQTADGQNVLIDSGLPAPLPEEASDFENGQDVIAQLASIGLTPDEIGIVISTHYDIDHAGRHAAFTKAHYVVQRAHHLDAASNPRFAALRPQWDQPSERIRLVDGDTELLPGLDLIETSGHVTGHQSVLVRLPETGAVLLTVDAVAFGKDFTREQQDSHTPDAEAIRASTLKLLDLAEREQVGLVIFGHDAAQWEQLKKLPEYYE
- a CDS encoding MFS transporter translates to MNGTFRSLKNHNYRLWASGAIVSNVGTWMQRTAQDWLVLAQLTHRNATAVGVVMALQFGPQLLLMPLTGWAADTFDRRKLLMLTQGAQGLLALLLGLLTVLGHVQLWQVYVFAGLLGCVTAFDAPARQTFVSELVGENDLSNAVALNSTSFNAARMIGPAAAGLLIASVGTGWVFLLNALSFVTVLVSLARLRVGELHRQARSGKRGGGLLEGFRYVWSRPDLKAMLLMVFLIGTFGLNFPIFISTMAVSVFHMGAGQYGVLSSVMAVGSVMGALLSARREKPRAALLVGGSAFFGGGLALAALLPNVWLFGAALVIVGMAAQTFNTTANSSMQLSTDPAMRGRVVAILMAVIMGGTPLGAPIVGWVADTLGPRWALGVGALAGVLAALVGLLYLVRSRHLRLSLEDGRLRVKAAGD
- a CDS encoding MarR family winged helix-turn-helix transcriptional regulator produces the protein MTAVDTDLSAALAADLRLLLGQLQRRLRAEVPPGDLTHSQLAVMFHLERGEAATVTELARAEGVRPQSMGATVAALQQLGLVVGGPHASDKRRTTLRLSAAGHALIAQRRAAREDWLQRTLRARLLPGEQADLARSVELLRRLVRP
- a CDS encoding peroxiredoxin — encoded protein: MMLQPGDPVPEFSALSDNGKKVQLSAWRGQPVVVFFFPNAAATHCQMQARRFQALAEEFQALNVQLLGISVDSRSQQATFREICKLSFPLIADSDYRLSEQFGVLTSSDDEEKKYARRVTFLIGPQGEVRQRWDDVNPNTNASEVLAALHADRATS
- a CDS encoding DUF981 family protein translates to MAAPGSLVIDWTQMTTYNTIMSVAAGAALLSLVSLGRHLQARRPIVPEAWALNFGVLGTLLTLTGAHMTLTWPFAKYFPFDNIIFGEPSLAFGVLLLGSAFYLWRRAEVLRSSRDLIGEVSAAARCSF
- a CDS encoding DUF981 family protein: MFGLGLSLLGIAAAGIAFRLFAAPPEEPISGRFAAYPWVEAIFMSGLFGLVGLAALLFPFVIRQASDRAASSGLSRLLGVIMALAGAAFLLFGALNYYTHIGLILNTMPK
- the dusA gene encoding tRNA dihydrouridine(20/20a) synthase DusA — protein: MPAVSAPTPHPHTFSVAPMLDWTDRHCRAFHRLLSRRALLYTEMITTGALLHGDQARHLDFSESEHPVALQLGGSDPTALAECARLGEAWGYDEINLNCGCPSDRVQSGSFGACLMATPDVVARGVEAMRGAVQVPVTVKHRIGIDDLDEYHHLHHFISTVSAAGAETFIVHARKAWLSGLSPKENREIPPLRYDVVQQLKADFPQLTFVLNGGIQNLDDARTHLSWADGVMLGRAAYQNPYLLAAVDRDVFGKKSLPPSRREVVEALRPYVEAQLTQGVYLSRILKHTLGLFAGHSGARHWKRTISERAFKEGAGLEVLDAALSGIPDAVLDSRELLAPARELALG